In Xanthomonas theicola, a single genomic region encodes these proteins:
- the fabD gene encoding ACP S-malonyltransferase, translating to MTNPILAFVFPGQGSQSLGMLAELSELHPQLRDSFAEASDGAGVDLWALSQGGPEEMLNRTEYTQPALLAASVALWRLWLAQGGARPAQLAGHSLGEYSALVAAGALSLHDGAHLVRLRGQLMQGTAPAGVGAMAAVIGAEDALVEEVCAQAAGSQVVVPANYNAPGQVVIGGDAAAVDRALALLVERGVRKTVKLAVSVPSHTPLMREAANRLAEAMHGLAWHAPQLPVVQNVDAKVHDGVEAIRQALVEQLYLPVRWTGCVQALAARGATGVVECGPGKVLTGLVKRIDKSLDGHALATPADFAAALEAWAA from the coding sequence GTGACCAATCCCATACTCGCCTTCGTTTTCCCCGGCCAGGGTTCGCAATCGCTGGGCATGCTGGCCGAACTGTCCGAACTGCACCCGCAGCTGCGCGACAGCTTCGCCGAGGCCTCCGACGGTGCCGGCGTCGACCTGTGGGCGCTGAGCCAGGGCGGTCCCGAGGAGATGCTCAACCGTACCGAGTACACCCAGCCGGCGCTGCTGGCGGCGAGCGTGGCGCTGTGGCGGCTGTGGCTGGCGCAGGGCGGCGCGCGGCCGGCGCAGCTGGCCGGGCACAGCCTGGGCGAATACAGCGCGCTGGTCGCGGCCGGTGCGCTGTCGTTGCACGACGGTGCGCACCTGGTGCGCCTGCGCGGCCAGTTGATGCAGGGCACGGCCCCGGCCGGCGTCGGCGCGATGGCCGCGGTGATCGGCGCCGAGGACGCGCTGGTCGAGGAGGTCTGCGCACAGGCCGCCGGCAGCCAGGTGGTGGTCCCGGCCAACTACAACGCCCCCGGCCAGGTGGTGATCGGCGGCGACGCGGCCGCGGTCGACCGCGCACTGGCGCTGCTGGTCGAGCGCGGCGTGCGCAAGACGGTGAAGCTGGCGGTCAGCGTGCCCTCGCATACGCCGCTGATGCGCGAGGCGGCCAACCGCCTGGCCGAGGCGATGCATGGCCTGGCTTGGCATGCGCCGCAGCTGCCGGTGGTGCAGAACGTCGACGCCAAGGTGCACGACGGCGTCGAGGCGATCCGCCAGGCGCTGGTCGAGCAGCTGTACCTGCCGGTGCGCTGGACCGGCTGCGTGCAGGCGCTGGCCGCGCGCGGCGCCACCGGCGTGGTCGAATGCGGCCCGGGCAAGGTGCTGACCGGACTGGTCAAGCGCATCGACAAGTCGCTGGACGGGCACGCGCTGGCCACCCCGGCCGACTTCGCCGCCGCACTCGAAGCCTGGGCCGCCTGA
- a CDS encoding beta-ketoacyl-ACP synthase III: MSKRIYSRIAGTGSYLPEKVLTNDDLSHMVDTSDEWIRSRTGIRERHIAAAGQTAGDLGYEAALKAIEAAGIDVAALDMIVVGTTTPDLIFPSTACLIQARLGAVGCAALDVNAACSGFVYALSVADKFIRCGDAKTVLVIGTETLSRIVDWTERTTCVLFGDGAGAVVLRADEDTGILSTHLHADGSKKELLWNPVGISTGLGDGTGDASDGGIQMKGSEVFKYAVRALDAVVDQTLDANGLGKHDLDWLIPHQANLRIIEATAKRLDLSMDQVVVTVDVHGNTSSASVPMALDVAVRSGRVQRGQLLLLEAFGGGFTWGSALLRY, from the coding sequence ATGAGCAAGCGGATCTATTCCAGGATCGCGGGCACCGGCAGCTATTTGCCTGAAAAAGTGTTGACCAACGACGATCTGTCGCACATGGTCGATACCAGCGACGAATGGATCCGCAGCCGCACCGGCATCCGCGAGCGGCACATCGCCGCCGCCGGCCAGACCGCCGGCGACCTGGGGTACGAAGCCGCGCTGAAGGCGATCGAGGCCGCCGGCATCGATGTCGCCGCGCTGGACATGATCGTGGTCGGCACCACCACCCCGGACCTGATCTTCCCGTCCACCGCCTGCCTGATCCAGGCGCGGCTGGGCGCGGTCGGCTGCGCCGCGCTGGACGTCAACGCGGCCTGTTCGGGCTTCGTCTACGCGCTCAGCGTGGCCGACAAGTTCATCCGCTGCGGCGATGCCAAGACCGTGCTGGTGATCGGCACCGAGACCCTCAGCCGCATCGTCGACTGGACCGAGCGCACTACCTGCGTGCTGTTCGGCGACGGCGCCGGCGCGGTGGTCCTGCGCGCCGACGAGGACACCGGCATCCTCAGCACCCACCTGCACGCCGACGGCAGCAAGAAGGAACTGCTGTGGAACCCGGTCGGCATTTCCACCGGGCTCGGCGATGGGACCGGCGACGCGTCCGACGGCGGCATCCAGATGAAGGGCAGCGAGGTGTTCAAGTACGCGGTCAGGGCGCTGGATGCGGTGGTCGACCAGACCCTGGACGCCAACGGCCTGGGCAAGCATGACCTGGACTGGCTGATCCCGCACCAGGCCAACCTGCGCATCATCGAAGCCACCGCCAAGCGCCTGGATCTGTCGATGGACCAGGTGGTGGTCACAGTGGACGTGCATGGCAACACCTCGTCGGCATCGGTGCCGATGGCGCTGGACGTGGCGGTGCGTTCCGGCCGCGTGCAGCGCGGCCAACTGCTGCTGCTGGAAGCCTTCGGCGGCGGCTTCACCTGGGGATCGGCGCTGCTGCGCTACTGA
- the rpmF gene encoding 50S ribosomal protein L32: MAVQKSRVTPSRRGQRRSHDALSAKQLSTDPTSGEVHLRHHITADGYYRGKKVIATKTAQVEED; encoded by the coding sequence ATGGCTGTGCAGAAATCCCGTGTCACCCCGTCCCGCCGCGGCCAGCGCCGTTCGCACGACGCCCTCAGCGCCAAGCAGCTGTCGACCGATCCGACCAGCGGCGAGGTCCACCTGCGCCACCACATCACCGCCGACGGCTACTACCGCGGCAAGAAGGTGATCGCGACCAAGACCGCGCAGGTCGAAGAAGATTGA
- a CDS encoding YceD family protein, whose protein sequence is MSANVPELLDAWRMVAARRVFEDRLPLSAMTRLQGSLADTEGECRYTLEFGRDAVLQVSYVELRLDTALPLICQRSLQRFLLPVSSVQRLGLIRSEAEEAALPPDYEALLVPDDGLLRPADLVEDELVLAVPLVPVAPGSEAVEQDWPATAEEVSKASPFAALAALKKQ, encoded by the coding sequence ATGTCCGCGAACGTGCCCGAACTGTTGGATGCTTGGCGGATGGTTGCAGCGCGCAGGGTCTTCGAAGACCGCCTGCCGCTCTCGGCGATGACCCGTCTGCAAGGCAGCCTGGCCGATACCGAAGGCGAATGCCGCTACACGCTGGAATTCGGCCGCGACGCTGTACTGCAAGTGTCCTACGTCGAACTGAGGCTCGACACCGCGCTGCCGCTGATCTGCCAGCGCAGCCTGCAGCGCTTCCTGCTGCCGGTGTCGAGCGTGCAGCGGCTGGGGCTGATCCGCAGCGAGGCCGAGGAGGCCGCGCTGCCGCCGGACTACGAGGCCTTGCTGGTGCCGGACGACGGCCTGCTGCGGCCCGCCGATCTGGTCGAGGACGAGTTGGTGCTGGCGGTCCCGCTGGTGCCGGTGGCGCCCGGAAGCGAGGCGGTCGAACAGGACTGGCCGGCGACCGCGGAAGAGGTGAGCAAGGCCAGCCCGTTCGCGGCGTTGGCGGCGCTGAAGAAACAGTAG
- a CDS encoding XRE family transcriptional regulator — protein MSYSDFLVELQKIGLSVRAFAGLVGMNPNSLSNYARLGELPTHIALIAVLVVGLAERGGDYRQIMSKVAITPKRPRGNGKSGRFGGDPQQPMDF, from the coding sequence ATGTCTTACTCGGATTTCCTGGTGGAACTTCAAAAAATCGGTTTGAGCGTGAGAGCGTTCGCCGGACTGGTGGGCATGAATCCCAACTCACTCTCCAATTACGCCCGTCTTGGCGAACTGCCCACGCATATCGCGTTGATCGCTGTATTGGTTGTAGGGCTGGCAGAAAGAGGCGGGGATTACCGACAGATCATGTCAAAGGTGGCGATCACGCCCAAGAGGCCGCGTGGCAACGGCAAGAGTGGGCGGTTTGGGGGAGATCCACAGCAGCCAATGGATTTTTGA
- a CDS encoding IS5 family transposase (programmed frameshift), whose protein sequence is MSKAPGFAGGYLLEHCLPAQRGNVSMTNLQVVNAILYVAEHGCKWRGLPKRFGNWHTVYTRMNRWAKAGVLDRMLAQLQKSQIVRIKIEAISLDSTSIKVHPDGTGAFKKNGPQAVGKSRGGWNTKIHMVAADARTAITFGLTPGNVHDAPAGRTLLEHLGPVERPIHLLMDRAYEGNQTRQLALDLGFVPVVPPKSNRVEPWEYNREMYKRRNEVERLFRRLKGYRRIFSRFEKLDAMFLGFLSFVLVVDGLRMC, encoded by the exons ATCTCTAAAGCCCCCGGCTTTGCCGGGGGATATTTACTCGAACACTGCCTGCCGGCACAGCGCGGCAATGTCAGCATGACCAACCTGCAAGTGGTCAACGCCATCCTTTACGTTGCCGAGCATGGCTGCAAATGGCGCGGCCTGCCCAAGCGCTTTGGCAACTGGCACACGGTGTACACACGCATGAACCGCTGGGCCAAGGCGGGTGTGCTGGACCGGATGTTGGCCCAATTGCAGAAGTCCCAGATCGTGCGCATCAAAATCGAAGCAATCTCGCTGGACTCCACCAGCATCAAGGTGCATCCCGATGGCACGGGCGCAT TTAAAAAAAACGGTCCGCAGGCCGTCGGCAAGTCCCGCGGTGGATGGAACACCAAGATTCATATGGTTGCCGCAGATGCTCGAACAGCCATCACCTTTGGATTGACGCCTGGTAACGTGCATGACGCACCTGCAGGCCGCACGTTGCTTGAACACCTGGGGCCAGTGGAGCGGCCGATTCATTTGTTGATGGACCGTGCCTACGAAGGCAACCAAACCCGCCAGTTGGCGCTCGATCTTGGCTTCGTGCCGGTGGTCCCGCCGAAATCCAATCGGGTCGAGCCTTGGGAATACAACCGGGAGATGTACAAGCGGCGCAACGAAGTGGAGAGACTGTTCCGTCGCCTGAAAGGCTACCGCCGGATTTTCTCGCGCTTCGAGAAGCTGGATGCCATGTTCCTTGGATTCCTCAGCTTCGTCCTGGTCGTTGATGGGCTTCGGATGTGTTAA
- a CDS encoding citrate synthase: protein MSDLDQVTLNAGDKSVVLPVLEPTLGNACVDISKLTKETGLFTYDSGFTATASCKSAITYIDGDNGVLLYRGYPIEQLAEKSNFLEVAYLLMNGELPSADEFKKFDHEVTHHTMMHESLKNFLGGFRHDAHPMAMMAGTVASLSAFYHDTLDLNDPEQRRLAAIRLIAKVPTIAAAAHRYSIGWPIRYPRNNLGYVGRFLHMMFEVPSEQLEMNPVVAKALDLLFILHADHEQNASTSTVRLVGSTGANPYASVAAGITALWGPAHGGANEAVLKMLEEIGTADNVESAVAKAKDKNSSFRLMGFGHRVYKNFDPRAKIIREMTHKVLGELGVNDPLLEVALKLEEAALKDDYFVQRKLYPNVDFYSGIIYKALNIPVEMFTVMFAIARTAGWVSHWLEQQVDPELKIGRPRQIYTGHDKRDYKSDGQH, encoded by the coding sequence GTGTCCGATCTTGATCAGGTCACGCTGAACGCCGGCGACAAATCTGTCGTACTGCCGGTACTCGAACCCACCTTAGGCAACGCTTGCGTCGACATTTCCAAGTTGACCAAGGAGACCGGTCTGTTCACCTACGACTCGGGCTTCACAGCGACCGCCAGCTGCAAGTCGGCCATCACCTACATCGATGGCGACAACGGCGTGCTGCTGTACCGCGGCTATCCGATCGAGCAACTGGCCGAGAAGTCCAACTTCCTGGAAGTGGCCTACCTGCTGATGAACGGCGAGCTGCCCAGCGCCGACGAATTTAAGAAGTTCGACCACGAAGTGACGCATCACACGATGATGCACGAGTCATTGAAGAACTTCCTCGGCGGCTTCCGCCACGACGCGCACCCGATGGCGATGATGGCCGGCACCGTGGCCTCGCTGTCGGCGTTCTACCACGACACCCTGGACTTGAACGATCCGGAGCAGCGGCGCCTGGCCGCGATCCGCCTGATCGCCAAGGTGCCGACCATCGCCGCCGCGGCGCACCGCTATTCGATCGGCTGGCCGATCCGCTACCCGCGCAACAACCTCGGCTACGTCGGGCGCTTCCTGCACATGATGTTCGAAGTGCCGAGCGAGCAGCTGGAGATGAACCCGGTTGTGGCCAAGGCGCTGGACCTGCTTTTCATCCTGCACGCCGACCACGAGCAGAACGCCTCCACCTCGACGGTGCGCCTGGTCGGCTCCACCGGCGCCAACCCGTACGCCTCGGTCGCCGCCGGCATCACCGCGCTATGGGGCCCGGCGCACGGCGGCGCCAACGAGGCCGTGCTGAAGATGCTGGAGGAGATCGGCACCGCCGACAACGTCGAGAGCGCCGTGGCCAAGGCCAAGGACAAGAACTCCAGCTTCCGCCTGATGGGCTTCGGTCATCGCGTATACAAGAACTTCGACCCGCGCGCCAAGATCATCCGCGAGATGACCCACAAGGTACTGGGCGAACTGGGCGTCAACGATCCGCTGCTGGAAGTGGCCCTGAAGCTGGAAGAGGCCGCGTTGAAGGACGACTACTTCGTGCAGCGCAAACTGTACCCGAACGTGGACTTCTATTCGGGTATCATCTACAAGGCGCTGAACATCCCGGTGGAGATGTTCACCGTGATGTTCGCCATCGCGCGCACCGCCGGCTGGGTGTCGCATTGGCTGGAGCAGCAGGTCGATCCGGAACTGAAGATCGGCCGTCCACGCCAGATCTACACCGGCCACGACAAGCGTGACTACAAGAGCGACGGCCAGCATTGA
- a CDS encoding type B 50S ribosomal protein L31, which yields MKADIHPQYRDVVFHDVTSDFKILTRSTMSSKEAVKWEDGEQYPLIKVEISSASHPFYTGKHKVIDTSGRIDKFQKRYAR from the coding sequence ATGAAGGCCGACATCCATCCGCAGTACCGCGACGTCGTGTTCCACGATGTCACCTCCGATTTCAAGATCCTGACCCGGTCGACCATGTCCTCAAAAGAGGCGGTCAAGTGGGAGGATGGCGAACAATACCCGCTGATCAAGGTCGAAATCTCCTCAGCCTCGCACCCGTTCTACACGGGCAAGCACAAGGTCATCGACACCAGCGGCCGCATCGACAAGTTCCAGAAGCGCTACGCGCGCTGA
- a CDS encoding nucleoside hydrolase — translation MNDKIPLLIDTDPGVDDALALLMAFADARHEVVGLTIAAGNVGLQYTVRNALKLCEVAGREDVPVFAGCADPLLHTAVDAAHVHGLDGFGDVGTAPAARAAEAEHAVLAILRLSHRYAGALLLVALGPLTNIALALKLDPTLPQRVRRFVVMGGAITCHGNITPAAEFNIAFDPEAAHIVFSAFPHIDVADWEATVAHGLPHREVAQWLAADADKARFYDAISRKTRLWSEDSRGEYWYAADALAMAWALQPDAALEVQSRPLQVELAGVHSRGATLVDWNRQLGLADNAAMLIRYDQTRFQALVRAAVGAG, via the coding sequence ATGAACGACAAGATTCCCCTGCTGATCGACACCGATCCCGGCGTGGACGACGCCCTGGCCCTGCTGATGGCCTTCGCCGACGCGCGCCACGAGGTGGTCGGGCTGACCATCGCCGCCGGCAACGTCGGCCTGCAGTACACCGTGCGCAATGCGCTGAAGCTGTGCGAAGTGGCCGGGCGCGAGGACGTGCCGGTGTTCGCCGGCTGCGCCGATCCGCTGCTGCACACGGCGGTGGACGCCGCCCATGTGCACGGCCTGGACGGCTTCGGCGACGTCGGCACGGCGCCGGCGGCGCGCGCGGCCGAGGCCGAGCATGCCGTACTGGCGATCCTGCGTCTATCGCACCGGTACGCCGGCGCCCTGCTGCTGGTCGCGCTGGGGCCGCTGACCAACATCGCGCTGGCGCTGAAGCTGGACCCGACCCTGCCGCAGCGCGTGCGCCGCTTCGTGGTGATGGGCGGGGCGATCACCTGCCACGGCAACATCACCCCGGCGGCCGAGTTCAACATCGCCTTCGACCCGGAGGCGGCGCACATCGTGTTTTCCGCATTCCCGCACATCGACGTCGCCGACTGGGAGGCCACCGTGGCCCACGGTCTGCCGCACCGCGAGGTCGCACAATGGCTGGCGGCCGACGCCGACAAGGCGCGCTTCTACGACGCGATCTCGCGCAAGACCCGGTTGTGGTCGGAGGATTCGCGCGGCGAGTACTGGTATGCCGCCGACGCGCTGGCGATGGCCTGGGCGCTGCAGCCCGACGCCGCGCTGGAGGTGCAGTCGCGGCCACTGCAGGTCGAGCTGGCCGGGGTCCACAGCCGCGGTGCCACCCTGGTCGACTGGAACCGCCAGCTCGGCCTGGCCGACAACGCGGCCATGTTGATCCGCTACGACCAGACGCGGTTTCAGGCGCTGGTGCGCGCGGCGGTCGGCGCCGGTTGA
- the recG gene encoding ATP-dependent DNA helicase RecG: MPHVQVPAPTLSAAGEAPLSALPGVGPRVAEKFAARGLLTLQDLWLHLPLRYEDRTRLTAVAALQPGIPAQVEVRVEAVDRGFRYRPTLRVVVADDSRGTLVLRFFQFRAAQVAQFAVGARLRAFGTPKPGQHGLEIVHPSYQILGAAAAGLDDRLDPVYPAVEGIGPATLRKLIGQALDRLPDDASLELLPAAMLAELGLPSLRSALLVAHRPPPQADLGALAAGLHPAQQRLALEELLAHHLSLRRQRIALQRQRSPSLRGRGLLTRRLQQSLPFQLTGAQQRVFAQIRADLEKPSPMLRLVQGDVGSGKTVVAALAAMLAVDKGKQAALAAPTELLAEQHLANLRAWLEPLGIRVAWLAGKVTGKARAAVLAQIASGEAQVVVGTHALMQAAVAFHDLALAIVDEQHRFGVHQRLALRDKGASGAGVPHQLVMTATPIPRTLAMAAYADLDVSAIDELPPGRTPVQTIVLSAERRPELVQRIRAACAEGRQAYWVCTLIDETEDSDRPAQGRGGAAGDRIDATAAQATFEALSAQLPELKVGLAHGRMRGAEKQAAMRAFKQGAIDLLVATTVIEVGVDVPNASLMIIENAERLGLAQLHQLRGRVGRGAAASSCVLMYQAPLSAMARQRLQTMRQTSDGFVIAEKDLELRGPGELLGTRQTGLAAFRVADLARDAGMLPRVHALAERLLAEAPALADRIVARWVGGAARYAAA, translated from the coding sequence GTGCCGCACGTGCAGGTCCCGGCGCCGACGCTGTCGGCAGCAGGCGAGGCGCCGTTGTCGGCGCTGCCGGGCGTCGGCCCGAGGGTCGCGGAGAAGTTCGCCGCGCGCGGTCTGCTGACCCTGCAGGACCTGTGGCTGCACCTGCCGCTGCGCTATGAGGACCGCACCCGGCTGACCGCGGTGGCGGCGTTGCAGCCGGGCATCCCGGCGCAGGTCGAAGTGCGCGTGGAGGCGGTGGATCGCGGCTTCCGCTACCGGCCGACGCTGCGCGTGGTGGTGGCCGACGACTCGCGCGGCACGCTGGTGCTGCGCTTCTTCCAGTTCCGCGCTGCGCAGGTGGCGCAGTTCGCGGTCGGCGCGCGGCTGCGCGCGTTCGGCACGCCCAAGCCGGGACAGCACGGCCTGGAGATCGTGCACCCGAGCTACCAGATCCTCGGTGCCGCCGCTGCGGGGTTGGACGACCGCCTGGACCCGGTGTATCCGGCGGTCGAGGGCATCGGCCCGGCGACGCTGCGCAAGCTGATCGGGCAAGCGCTGGACCGGCTGCCCGACGACGCGTCGCTGGAGCTGCTGCCGGCGGCGATGTTGGCCGAACTGGGCCTGCCGTCGCTGCGCAGCGCACTGCTGGTCGCGCACCGGCCGCCGCCGCAGGCCGACCTGGGCGCGCTCGCCGCCGGCCTGCACCCGGCGCAGCAGCGGCTGGCGCTGGAAGAACTGCTGGCGCACCATCTGAGCCTGCGCCGGCAGCGCATCGCCCTGCAGCGCCAGCGTTCGCCGTCGCTGCGCGGCCGCGGCCTGCTGACCAGGCGTCTGCAGCAGTCGCTGCCGTTCCAGCTCACCGGCGCGCAGCAACGGGTGTTCGCGCAGATCCGCGCCGACTTGGAAAAGCCGTCGCCGATGCTGCGCCTGGTGCAGGGCGATGTCGGCAGCGGCAAGACCGTGGTCGCGGCGCTGGCGGCGATGCTGGCGGTGGACAAGGGCAAGCAGGCGGCGCTGGCGGCGCCGACCGAACTGCTCGCCGAGCAGCATCTGGCCAACCTGCGCGCGTGGCTGGAACCGCTGGGCATCCGCGTCGCCTGGCTGGCCGGCAAGGTCACCGGCAAGGCGCGCGCCGCGGTGCTGGCGCAGATCGCCTCGGGCGAGGCGCAGGTGGTGGTTGGCACGCACGCGCTGATGCAGGCCGCGGTGGCGTTCCACGACCTGGCCCTGGCCATCGTCGACGAGCAGCACCGCTTCGGCGTGCACCAGCGCCTGGCGCTGCGCGACAAGGGCGCCTCCGGCGCGGGCGTGCCGCACCAACTGGTGATGACCGCCACCCCGATCCCGCGCACGCTGGCGATGGCCGCCTATGCCGACCTGGACGTGTCGGCAATCGATGAACTGCCGCCCGGGCGGACCCCGGTGCAGACCATCGTGCTCAGCGCCGAGCGCCGCCCGGAGCTGGTGCAGCGCATCCGCGCGGCCTGCGCCGAGGGCCGTCAGGCGTACTGGGTGTGCACCCTGATCGACGAAACCGAGGACAGCGACAGGCCCGCGCAGGGGCGCGGCGGCGCGGCGGGCGACCGCATCGACGCCACCGCGGCGCAGGCCACGTTCGAGGCGCTGTCGGCGCAGTTGCCGGAACTGAAGGTGGGCCTGGCGCACGGGCGCATGAGGGGCGCCGAGAAGCAGGCGGCGATGCGCGCATTCAAGCAGGGCGCAATCGACCTGCTGGTCGCCACCACTGTGATCGAGGTCGGCGTCGACGTGCCGAATGCCTCGCTGATGATCATCGAGAACGCCGAACGCCTGGGCCTGGCGCAATTGCACCAGTTGCGCGGCCGGGTCGGGCGCGGCGCAGCCGCATCCAGTTGCGTGCTGATGTACCAGGCGCCGCTGTCGGCGATGGCACGGCAGCGGCTGCAAACCATGCGCCAGACCAGCGACGGCTTCGTCATCGCCGAGAAGGACCTGGAACTGCGCGGCCCCGGCGAGTTGCTCGGCACCCGCCAGACCGGCCTGGCCGCGTTCCGCGTCGCCGACCTGGCGCGCGACGCCGGCATGCTGCCGCGGGTGCATGCGCTGGCCGAACGGCTGCTGGCCGAGGCGCCGGCGCTCGCCGATCGCATCGTCGCGCGCTGGGTCGGCGGCGCGGCGCGCTACGCGGCAGCGTAG
- a CDS encoding RidA family protein: MSRHIIHTEQAPAAIGPYSQAVRAGNTVYFSGQIPLDPATGEIVPGDIAAQARRALDNLKAVAEAAGGSLDRIVRLGLYLTDLAQFGQVNAVMQDYFQAPFPARSTIEVSGLPKGAGFEVDAVMVLD; encoded by the coding sequence ATGTCCCGCCACATCATCCACACCGAGCAGGCGCCGGCCGCGATCGGCCCGTACTCGCAGGCCGTGCGCGCCGGTAACACGGTGTACTTCTCCGGCCAGATCCCGCTGGATCCGGCGACCGGCGAGATCGTGCCCGGCGATATCGCCGCGCAAGCGCGGCGTGCGCTCGACAACCTCAAGGCGGTGGCCGAGGCGGCCGGCGGTTCGCTCGACCGGATCGTGCGGCTGGGCCTGTATCTGACCGATCTGGCGCAGTTCGGCCAGGTCAATGCGGTGATGCAGGACTACTTCCAGGCGCCGTTCCCGGCGCGCTCCACCATCGAAGTGTCCGGGCTGCCGAAAGGCGCCGGTTTCGAGGTCGATGCGGTCATGGTGCTCGACTGA